The region CCGGATCCTCGAGGGCGAAGCGGGTCTCTAAGCTGGGCAAGTCCGCCCCTTGGAAGCGGAGGATCCCCTCCCAATCTAGGGGGGAGGGCCGGGCCAGAAGCACCGCGGTACTGAGCCCGATCTCGGGGAGAAGAAAGACCCCCTGACTTCCCCGCTTTTCCACCAGAACCCCCGGCCCCTGATAGCCCTGCTCCATCAGGTAAAGGAGGGTCCAGTGGAGCCGGCTCTTGCGCTCGGCCTCCCGCACCAGGTCGGCCACCGCCTCCGCCGCCCCGACCCGCTCCAGAAGCTCCGCGTGCGAAAGGGGACGTTTCCCCTTGAGCCAAGCCCTGAGCTGCTGGTGGGCTACCAGATCCAAGTAGCGCCGTAAGGGGCTCGTCACCTGGGCATACAGGGGCAAACCCAGGCCTTTGTGGGGGGCGGGCACCGCCTTGAGCTGGGCCCGCTTGAGGGCTTTGCGCTGCTCCCACAGGGCAGCCAGGCCCTCCCCTTGGACCCGGCGGCTCGGGGCCTCCTGGGTGGCGAAGGGAAAAGGAAGCCCCTCGCGTAGCGCCAGGTGAGCCGCGGCGTACCCCGCCAGGAGCATGGCCTCCCGCACCCAGTGGCGGCTTGGGTAGGGCGGGAGGGGGGTGATGCGGATCTCCTCCCCCTCCACCTGCACTTTGACCTCGGGGAGGGCCAGGTCTAAGGCCCCCTGGGACAGGCGTTTCTGCCCGAAAGCCTCGGCCAGCTCCTTGAGGGGGGAAAGCGGGGGCACCTCGAGGGCCTCCCGGTAGCTGAGGCGGCGCACCCGCACCCAGCTCGGGAAAAGCCGCTCCTCCAAGAGTTCCCCCTCCTCGGAGACAAAAAGCGCAAAGGTGAGGGCCGGGGAGATCTCCTGTAGGCCCAGCCCCAAAACCTCCGTAGCCCTGGGGGGAAGCATGGGCACGGTGCCCTCGGGCAGGTAGAGGTTGGCCCCCCGGTGCATGGCCTCCTGATCCAAAAGGCTGCCCGGCTCTACCAAAGCGGCCACGTCCGCCACGTGTACCAGCAGGCGGAACCCCCCTTCCGTCCGCTCGGCCCAGACCGCGTCATCGGGATCCTGGCTTCCTTCGTCGTCGATGGCGTAGGCCTCGAGGTGGGTGAGGTCGGTCCGCTCTTCCTCGGGCAACGGGGGAACGGGAAGCTCCATCGAGCCGAGGCGCAGGCCCAGCCGCCTGGGGTGGGGGTTTTCCCGCCGCCACACCCCCAGCCGCAGCAGGAGGCCGTGGGCGGCCTGGGGGGTCTGGGGCAGGCCCAATGCCTTCAGGAGCGGGCTCTCCTTGCGCTCCCCCAGGGCCAAGGCCTCCACCTCGGCCAGGAGGGGGTGGTCTTCCGGGGCCAGGTGGCCCGTGCGCAAACGCTCCACTCCCTCCTCGAAAGCCCGCAGGCGGGCTTGTTTCGCCGCTTGAGCCCGCTGCCAGGCGGCGAACTCCTCATGGGTGCGGGCCCGTACCCGCTCCCCCTCGAGGACGAACCGCTCCCCTCTTTGGGCTAACCGGTAGGCGCCATAAGCAGCCTGGGGGGTGTAATCCCCGTACACCAACTCGGCCAGTTCCTTGAGACTCACCGTCTGGCCCTGCAAAAGTTCCCAGGCCTCCACCTCCTCCCCTTCCGGGGGCTTTAGGTCTAGGTCAGCGGGGCCAGGGTGCAAGGGGAAGACGTCCTTAGGACGTACCTTGAGCTTTTCCCCACCCAAGAGGCTCAGCTCCAGCCGGTCGCCCTTCGCCTCCGCGAGGGCCGGTCTGCCTTTGTAGATGACGAGGGACGCCTGGGGAAATGACATACAGACCTCGGCGATCTGAGCTTACCTGAAAACCTCAGCTCCCTACGCCAGCGCCCTCCAGGCCCCCGTACGCACCCAGGCCACGGGATCTTGCGATTCTAAGAGCGGCAACAAGGCCAGCAATCGTTCGCTAAAGCCCCCCACGCGCACCACCCCCTGCTCGGGGATGGCTAGCGGGGCGTACCCGGCCACGTTCACCAGGTAGGCCATGCGGCCCTGGCCTGCGCGAATCCAGCGGCGAAGGGGGGTTTCCGCGTCGTCGTGGACCTGCTCGTCGGTGAAGATCACCACCCTTTGCCCCTGGAAGCCGGCCAGGCTTTGCTGCAGGGCATGGCCCAGGCAGGTGCCCCCACCCCCCTGGTCCAGGAGGTGGCGAACCATCTGTGCCACCGAAGCCTCCGGGCCGTAGGGCAGCTCGATCAGGTCATCGTCAAAGCCATATAGGCGGCCTCCCGTGCGGCGGTACAGCACCGCCCCCAGGCTGGCTGCGGCCAGGGCGTAGGTGGCCTCGCTGTGCTGGCTAAGGTTTGAGAACATCGAGCCCGAAAGGTCTACCAGCACCAGGCTGGGGCCCTGCAAGGGAAGAGGGGGCAGGGTGGCTTCCAGGGCAAGCTCCAGGGCTGCCTTCACCTCCGATAGGGCTCGGGAAGCCGGTAGCTCTGCCAGGGAAGTAGATAGGGCCTCGAGCTGAAAAATGGCCAGCAACCACTGGTAGGGGAACAGACGCCAGCGGCGCACCTCCTCTGGGCGGGTGAGCTTTTGGAGAAGGAGACTACGGGCCTCGGGGTCTTGCAAAAGCCCTGCTCCGTGGAGGTTCTTGAGGTTACGCACCAAGGAAAGGCCCTGCAGATGGGGTAGCGCCTGTTGCCAGGCCTGGGGGGTGCGGCCCTGCTCGGAGAGGATGCGCTCCCAGGTAGGGCGCTCCTCCAGGAGGGCCTGGGCATAGGCCTGAGCCTCCGGCAGGGCCTGAGGCCCACGGACGAGGTACTCGTACACCAGCGCGTGGTCGCGGTCTTTGGGTTGGGGGTGGCATAGGATCAGGGCGTCTTTCTGGCTCACGCTACGCCCCCTGCGGCGGTATTTCAACAACGCCGCTGGGCTCATGGTGTTGAGGCGCTCGGCTACGGCCTGCTTCAAGGCTTTGCGCAGTTTCCAGCCCTGGGCTTGGGTATAAGCCAAGGTCTCGAGGTGTTCGTCCCCGCGCAGCCAGACCCCTTTGGCCACCTCGCGCGCCAGGGCGGTGGGGCCCCACCAGAACAGGTGCGCCAGCAAGGCGCTGGGCCCCGAGCGCAGACCGAGCCCCTGACGAGCATATACGGCCAAAGCGGCCACAAACTCGGGATCGGCCTGGGTCACCGGCTCGGCCAGGCGGGCCAAGCGATCTTTTCGATGTATGTCCCTCTCGTAAAAGGTGTCGCCGGAGAACAGGCTGCCCGTCACCAACAGCAAGAGCTCCATGGCGGCAGAAGGGGCAAAGCCACGGCCACCTTCATGGGTGAGGATCTCGGCATCGCTACGGCTTTTTCGGCTGGTATTGAAGGACACGGCAACACCTCACATCGTCTGCCACCGGGCCGCGCTCCTACCCCAGCAGGGTAGAAAAGGCCCCAGGGCTTAGAGACCCCGATTTTTTCCGGGAATCGCTCGCTTAGCTCGCCTGCCGCCTGTTACCGACGATTTGTAGGGGTGGTACCCGGGGATATGTGCACTCGGTTTTAGTTACTTTCCGTCGCGAATAGAAGTAACCGAAGCGCTGCGCCGCCGGGCAAGAAAAGAAGTTATCACACCTTGTTCATTTTTGCAATACCCTGTAATCGGTCAACACATTTGAGACTCTTTGAGGAACCGACTCCTCTTGCATCTTAGCCAAAAACTCCAGCGGAGCAAGACCCCCCAGGGCCATGTGAGGCCTTCGGCGGTTGTAGTAGTCCAGGTAGGTATCCAGCTCTGCCTGCAGCTCGCTGAGCGGGGTGGGCAAAGGCCGGGTGTAGAACTCCTCCTTGAAGGTCCGCTGCATCCGCTCCACGTGACCATTGAGTTTAGGACTCCTCGGCGGTAGCACAAACAAGGCAATCCCCAGAGCACAGCAGGCCTCCTCAAACTCGGCCATGAACTCGCTGCCCCCATCCACCTGGATGGCCCGGATGGGAAAAGGGGCCCTGGCCAGAAGCAAGGACAAGAACCCCTCAGAAAGCTTAGCCGTGGCCCGGCTGTGCACCTCCGCCAGGACAAACCGGCTATGGAGGTCAATCGCCGAGAAGTGCTTGACCATGCTTCCCGGTCCTAAGGTCAGGGTGAGGGTGTCCACCTGGACCAGGTCCCCAGGAGCCCTGGCCTCGTATCCTCGGGGCTTCCTTTTGGCGTAGGGCCGGTTTACCCTTCGCTTTAGCTTCCCTCTTTGAGTCCGGGCCAGGTAGCCGGCCACGCTCTCGATACGTCGGTGCTTCTCCAGGTAGGCCAGGATGCGCCCCACCGTGCGTTCGCTCATCTGGAAACCCTCCTTGCGGAGGGTAAGCCAGATGGACCAGCGTCCCCAGGTGGGGTTTTCCTTGCGGAGAGTTTCTATTCTAATGAGCAGCCCTGGGGTCCAGTGGACCTTTGTGCGCAGGTGCTTAGGGCGGCGGGAGCGGGGTTTGAGTCCAGCCAGGCCCTTTTCTTTTAGGGCTTTTTGCCAGCGGTGGTAGGTGGCCCGGCTGATCCCGACCAGGTCCTGGATCTCCTTCCAGCTCTTTTTACTTTCACGCAGGGCTTTGACCAGTCGGAGCTTGCGCAGACGTTCCTGGACCTCTGGGTCGCTTGCGTTGGCCTCGGCCAGCCTCTGTGCTTGTCTAGCGCCTCTCCATATCTCTCGGCCAACGGTGGTAAACTGCACCTGGGGAACCTCCTTTCCTGGTCGGTTCCCCTCTTTTTATCCCAGCTTAGAGTCTCACATGTGTTTGTCCGGGTTCAGGGGCTGTTTGCGCGAACCCCCCCAAAAAGGCTTCCGACGCAGGGTGGGGGAAGGTGAAGGGAAAACGGGTTTTCAATGTTCCCTAGCCGATTTCTCGGCTTGCGCGAACCCCCCCGGGTTTTGGCACTTGCTTGGGGTTCGCGCAAAGCAAGTGCCAGGGTGGCCTAGACCACCAAGGGGTCATCGAAGTCGGTGTACTTGTCCTGGCCGTGTACCCGCAAGCACTTTTCCCGGCCTCCGGGCAGGGTGTAGATGCGCAGGCTGTCTTTGTCCGGCTCGATAATTTTGAGTAGTTTGGCCTCCATGTCCTCGAGCTGGGCCCGCGTCACGCGGCACTCAAACACCGACATCTGCACCCGCTGGCCAAAGTTCTTGCAGACCTTGGCGACCCGGGCCAAGCGCGCCTGGCCGTCTGCAGAGGTCACGTTTACATCGTAGGTAACCAGAATATCCAGCCGTTCCATATCTACCTACCAACAAACGGGGGGTACTCGGGCAGGTCGCCCCGCAGGTAGCGGGCCAGCAGGCGGGCCTGGATGTGGGGCAGCAACCCGATGGGTACGGGCTCTTTGAAAAAGGGGTGCTGCACGGTTTCTTGCCTACGGCCCTGAAAGGCCACGATAACTGCCTTTCTCCCTTCCTCGTTCAACAACACCGCACCGCCGCGGCGTTCCTCGAAGTGCTGGGGAGAAAGCTGCTTGCGGTTCAAGAGCGAGAGCACCAGCCGGTCGGCCCACCAGGCCCTGAACTCCTCGAGCAGGTCCAGGGCCAACGCGTTGCGCCCAGGCCGCAGGGCATGCAGAAAGCCTACCTGGGGATCGAGCCCCACCCCTTCCAAGGCGGCGGTGCACTGGGTGGTGAGCAGGGCATATACAAAGCCCAGCAGGGCGTTCACCGGGTCGCGCGGGGGGCGTTTGTTGCGCCCCTCGAAGCGAAACTCGCCCGAGAGCAATAGATCCCCAAAGGCCGCGAAGTAGGCGCTGGCGGCCTGCCCCTCGAGGCCCCGTACCTCGTCCACCGTTCGCGCTTGGGCAAGCTGGCGCAGGGCCGCTTCGTGTTCAAAAAGAGCTTGATTCAGGGCCTCGGTCTCGCCCCGTTCGCGCACGGCCCGCTGTAGCACCAGCCGAGCGTTCTTAAGCTTGCCCTCCACAAAGCGCGCGGCCAGATACAAGCAGGTCGAAGGATTCTCCAGCGCCCGGTACTGCGCCCGCCGCAGCAGCACGTTTCCAGAAACCGGCCCCGCAAGCCGTCCCTGAAAACGGCCCGACTCGCTAAACCAGGTGACCTCGAGGCCATCTTCGGCGCAGCGGTGGAGCAGAAAGGGCGAAACCAGCACGTTGCCAAAAAGCGCCAAGCCCCCCAGGTGGTGCAGCGGTACATGGCGCAGGGTTACGTCTTCGTGCTGGATGCGCAGGGTGTCGCTCTCAAGCCGAAGGTATACGCCTTGGGTCTGAATGTAAAGGGTATTGAGCAGCTCGGTAGTCATGGCTGGTTATGGCTGAGGTAGTTCAGCAAAGCCTGGGGCACCTCGGGCATGCACACCGCAAAGAGCGAGCAGTGGCGGCAGCGCTCGTCCGCAGCGGGCGGGGGCAGGCGGTCTTGAAGCAAAAGCTTACGCAGGGCACTGAGGGTCGCCAGGGTGGCCGCCCGCAACTCGGGGGTAAATTCCACCTCTCGGCGGCGCTGACTGGCCTTGCTGAACAAAGCCCCGGCGGGCACGCTCTGGCCGAACATCTCCTCCAGGCACAGGGCCTGGGCGCAGAGCTGCACCTCGGCGGCCTTACGGGCCAGCTCGCGGGGCCACCGCTTGCCCACCTTGTACTCCACCGGGTAGGGCACCCCGTTCACAAACTCCACCACATCCGCCCGTCCCGAAAGCCCCAGCCGCTCCGACCAGATGGGCAAGGCCCGCTCGACCCAGACCCCTTCGCGCAAGAGTCCTTCGGGAATGTCCGCATTCTCGTGGGCACGGGTTCCCCGCAGGGTGTACTCGTTGTCCTCCCACTCGCCCTCCAGCAGAATCAGCGCGGCCCGGCGGGGGCAATAGGTGTACTGGGCAAGGGCGCTTAGGGGCAGGGGCTCCTGCTCGGCAGGGCTGGGCGGGTCTATTTGGTGGAATAGGTCGTCCAGCTCATCCATAAAGCCTCCGGACAGGCTTTGGGGGCTTCAACCGTCGAGCAGGGTGAAGTCCTGCGGCGAATAATCACGCCAGTAGAAGCCCTCCTGGCACATGCGCTCGTACTCGGGGCCGTGGTGGGTGAGGGCGAACACATACAGCGCACCCTCCTTCTCGGCGTAAAAAACCCGCTCGTCCGTGCGCCCTTTGGGAAACCCCAGAGCCTCGCCTCCGCCGCTTTTGAGTTCGCTGCTGGCAGCACGGTTGGGCAGCCGTAGGCGCTCTAGCAGCTTGCGGTAGCGCTCTTTGGTGGCGGGCTCGAGGCCCTCCCAGGTGCGCTTGGCCTTGGGCGCGAGATAGATGGGAATGATTTGGGCCTGCTCGAGTTCACCCCGAAAGGCCTCGAGGTAAGCCTGACCTAGCGGGGAGAGCACCGTGTAACCGTCGGGCATCTCCTCCAGCAGTAGGCTTATCTCGGTGGGCAACCCTCCAACCCGGGACCTCACCTCGGCGGTTGGGCGAAGCTCGGCGTCGATCCAATCGAAGAAATCCGTGTTCCAGGCAATTAGGTTGTTCTCCCAGCCGAAGGGAGAAGGGGGTAGCGTCACGATGTCGCCAAACCTCTCGTGGATGTAATAGACCGGAACCTTGAACACCAGACCCAGCGCGGTGGCATAGGCGATCTCGGCCTTAAAGCCCCCGGTGGCGTTGATAGCCGCTGAGTGACCTTCTCGACGGGTCTGACGAATACGCCCGGCCAGCAGTTGAACGAACTGCCTCAGCCCGTAGTCCACGAAACCTTTAGCTTCGTAGGCCAAGCCCTGTACCTTGAACAGCTCCGTGGGGAATCCCTTTTCGTGCAGGTATGTGGCCACCCACTCCGCGCACCAGCGCCCGTCCTCAGTGTCGCTGTGCAGCAACTCCACCCGGTCACCCTCGGCCAAAATATGGCTAAGCGAGTTGGTCTCGGCGCTGGCTTTGGCCGGATCCTGGTGGATGTATTCCCGGATCTCCGAAGTGTTTTCTTTGCCAATGCCTGCGCGGGCAATATTCCCTAGTAGGCTGGTGCCGACGGTGGTGAGGAAGACAGTGCTCATGAAACCTCCGGCAGCTCGAGGCCCAGCGAAGAGACAGCTTTCCTAAGGCTATCGATCTTTTCTGAGACCTCTTTGGGAATGGATGCTTCAGATCGAGCTGTACTGCGCCCCTAAATTTGCACCACCTCACCGGTCAGTTTAGTCAGGGCTCCCACCCCCTTTCAACAGGCTGTCCACAAAAGCTTCAGGCGTCAGGTACCCCAAGGCCGAGTGCGGACGCTTGCGGTTGTACACCTCAAAGACGAACGCCTCCACCGACGCCCGCGCCTCCTCCAGAGTCCGGTACTCCCGCAGGTCCACCCACTCCTCCTTGACGGTCCGGATCAGCCGCTCCGCGTGCCCGTTCTCCCAGGGCCTCCCCGTCCCCGCGTAGCTCAGCCTCACCCCTAGCCCCAAAAGCCGCTCCACATAGGCCCTGGAGGTGTACTGCACCCCCCGGTCCGAATGGTGCACCTCGGGGCATCCCTCCCTAAGGGCCATCTCCAGCGCCGCAAGAGCAAGCCCCTGGGACAGCCTCGGCCCCAGGGCCACCCCCAGGATCTTGCGGGTGTGGAGGTCCATCACCACCGCCAGGTAGGCCACCCCCTCCCCCAGGACCACGTAGCTCAGGTCCGCCACCCACACCTGGTGGAAGCCGGTCACCTCAAGCCCCAGCAGAAGGTTGGGCACCCCCTCCGGGAGAAGCTCTTCCGGGAGAGTGGTCCTGGGCTTGAGGGGCTTCCGGGTAAGGAGCAGGCCTTCCCTCCGCATCAGGGAGCGCACCCGCTTCTCCCCCACCCCGAAGCCCTCCCCCCGCAAGAGAGCGGCGAGGCGCCGGTATCCATACCGGGGCCAGGCCCCCGCCAGCTCCCGCAAGCGGCCTCGGAGGACCGCCTCCTCGGGATTGGGACCCTTAGACCGGTAGTAGAGGGTGCTCCGGGGCACCCCAAGGGCCCGGCACAGCAGGCGGAGGGGATAGGCCTCCTTGAGGGCCATCACCAGCTCCCGCCTTTCCTTTGCCGGTAGAGTCCCGAGGCTTTTTTTAGGACCTCCAGCTCCAGGGCCATCTGGCCGACCAAGCGTTCCAGTTCGCGGACGCGGGCCTCTTGTTCTGCGCAGCTATGGGAGAAGGCGGCATGGGCGTTATCCAAGAACGCCCGTTGCCACCTGTAGAGCACGGACTCTGCGACCTCGTGAGCTCGGCAGGCTTCGGCCACGGTCCTTTGACCCGACAAGACCTCCAACACAATTTTTACCTTTTCCTTCGCTGACCACCTGCGCATCTCGCTACCCCTTCAGGCTACACCCCTCGGTCTCTCTCTTGGGGTGGTCCAAATTTGGGGCAGCACTTCAAGCAGCTTCTCGAAAACCAAAATGCATAAGGTCGTTTCGTAAGTTCCCGAGGTCTTTCCATACGTCAATAAAAGCCTTCCAGTCATCGGGTATGGGAACATCTCCTTTCATACAGGCATTAAACCAATCTTCCACTTCTTTTCGCTTCTTGTACTGAATAGGCTGCCAACTTCCTTGCCCCTTCAACTGGGCAAATGACACCATCCACTCCCGCGCCAGGCCCAGCGCCTTCTCGTACTGGCGGTGCTTAAGGAACCAGCTCACCTGTCCAAAACTCTGGATTAACTGGACTTGTTGAGATGCCTTATCGTCTTGAGCTATCAGACCCAGACCTTGTTCAAGGCGAGGCAGCAACAGTTTGAGCGGGGCGTGGCTCAGTTCCCACTCTTCGCCCTTTGCCCGCACGATTTTTGCCAGGGCCTTCGACGAAAGCTTCCCTGCGCGCATGGCCCGGTTGGTCGAGAGGGCTTCCGAAAGCCCAGTCAGCTCCTTAAGCGCCGAGTTCAGATGCGTATTGAGCGGCCTAGCCCCCCTGGTCTCAACCAGGGGGCGAAACTTGCTGGCGTCACCTGTCTCAAGGAAGCGGTTCGTGGCACTGGCCCAATCCAGCATGGTCATAAACGGAGTAAGGTCGAAGACCGGCGCGGTGTCGCCGGTTCTCGCCTCATAGGCCCCGTAGAGCACATACTTTAGTTGTACGGCTTTTGCCGCACGCAAGAAGCTGACCACCAGCAGTGCCAGAGTCGGCAGCGAGCGGAAGCCGTGAGTCACGTCGAACACCAACTCGACCCCGGTGGGGATGTGCTGCTCGAGGGTGTTGAAAATTTCCCAGAATTCGGCCTCTTTTTTGCCCGATGGAATGTCAACCAGCTCGGCGCTGGGCAGGAGCTGCTTAACTGCTTGCTCGTGCTTATCCCTGGACTCTTTGGTCACGCAGATCAGCACATTAGCCTGGGGGAACCACCCGGCTAGAGCGGCTTGAAAGAACTTACTTGGGTGGGCCTTTTTATCGCCCCAGGTGTAAGCAACCTCCTTGTAGTCGTTAGTGCCCAGCATCGAGAGCAGAATCACGACTCCTCCAATAAATTCTGGACTTTTTGACAGCGGCTCTTTGTTGTATCCCACCGCTTCATGGCTTCCAGATGAGCCTTAATGGCCTCGAGGCTCGACCTCCTCACGGCGGGTTCTAAACGCTCGAGCTTAGGGAGATAGTCGTCAATTTTGGATAGTGCGGAGGCATCTTTGACCTGGCTCAGAACTTCTCGAGTTTGCCTTTCGGCTTCCTCTACGTGCTCCTTTAGCGACTTTGGTCTCTCAGTGACTGTGATCCTGAAGTCACTAAAATACCCATACCCTGCATTGGTCTTGCCCCCCAGCCCCAGGTGCTCCAGGCCCCACTGAAGCATCTCGGCGGCCTTGTGGGGCCAGTCCTGGGCGTTTTCGGCGGGGCAGGTGATGGGAATATGGAACTTTACCCCCGGCTTTACCGAGAGAAAGGCCACCGGGTTGGGGTCATCGAAGTCGGTGGGCCAGACTTCTCCGCCCGTGCTGTAGTAATCTGGGTGGTGCACGGTGATGACGTCCCTCTGGAAGGGCTGGGCGCTGGCTGGATCCAGCCAGCCATCCCAGTAGACCAGATAAGCGGCGTTCCCCGGCTTCTTTTGCTTGGGGTCGGGGCCTTCGCCCAGCAGCACAGCCTTTTCTGACTCGCTCAGGCCAAATCGCGCGGCGGCCCGGCGCAAGAGCCCCTTCAGGGCGCTGCCCGGCAGGTAGGGCACGCCGTAGGTGTGGTGCAGGGTCAGGCCGTTTTCCAGGGGGCTGCTGTTGCCCAGGCCGATGGCCAGGGGGGTGCGGGTGGTGGCCTCGAGGAAGACCGCATCTTTGAGGGCTGCCTTCCAGCGCTGGAAGGCCCCTGGGTAGGCAGGGCCGATGGGGGTTTGCACGATGGCCTCGAGCAGGCTTTG is a window of Allomeiothermus silvanus DSM 9946 DNA encoding:
- a CDS encoding putative CRISPR-associated protein; amino-acid sequence: MSTVFLTTVGTSLLGNIARAGIGKENTSEIREYIHQDPAKASAETNSLSHILAEGDRVELLHSDTEDGRWCAEWVATYLHEKGFPTELFKVQGLAYEAKGFVDYGLRQFVQLLAGRIRQTRREGHSAAINATGGFKAEIAYATALGLVFKVPVYYIHERFGDIVTLPPSPFGWENNLIAWNTDFFDWIDAELRPTAEVRSRVGGLPTEISLLLEEMPDGYTVLSPLGQAYLEAFRGELEQAQIIPIYLAPKAKRTWEGLEPATKERYRKLLERLRLPNRAASSELKSGGGEALGFPKGRTDERVFYAEKEGALYVFALTHHGPEYERMCQEGFYWRDYSPQDFTLLDG
- the cmr6 gene encoding type III-B CRISPR module RAMP protein Cmr6 is translated as MRNSLRALGTISHAGLALYKGLKGFEPQDQQSLLEAIVQTPIGPAYPGAFQRWKAALKDAVFLEATTRTPLAIGLGNSSPLENGLTLHHTYGVPYLPGSALKGLLRRAAARFGLSESEKAVLLGEGPDPKQKKPGNAAYLVYWDGWLDPASAQPFQRDVITVHHPDYYSTGGEVWPTDFDDPNPVAFLSVKPGVKFHIPITCPAENAQDWPHKAAEMLQWGLEHLGLGGKTNAGYGYFSDFRITVTERPKSLKEHVEEAERQTREVLSQVKDASALSKIDDYLPKLERLEPAVRRSSLEAIKAHLEAMKRWDTTKSRCQKVQNLLEES
- the cas1c gene encoding type I-C CRISPR-associated endonuclease Cas1c is translated as MTTELLNTLYIQTQGVYLRLESDTLRIQHEDVTLRHVPLHHLGGLALFGNVLVSPFLLHRCAEDGLEVTWFSESGRFQGRLAGPVSGNVLLRRAQYRALENPSTCLYLAARFVEGKLKNARLVLQRAVRERGETEALNQALFEHEAALRQLAQARTVDEVRGLEGQAASAYFAAFGDLLLSGEFRFEGRNKRPPRDPVNALLGFVYALLTTQCTAALEGVGLDPQVGFLHALRPGRNALALDLLEEFRAWWADRLVLSLLNRKQLSPQHFEERRGGAVLLNEEGRKAVIVAFQGRRQETVQHPFFKEPVPIGLLPHIQARLLARYLRGDLPEYPPFVGR
- the csx2 gene encoding TIGR02221 family CRISPR-associated protein; its protein translation is MILLSMLGTNDYKEVAYTWGDKKAHPSKFFQAALAGWFPQANVLICVTKESRDKHEQAVKQLLPSAELVDIPSGKKEAEFWEIFNTLEQHIPTGVELVFDVTHGFRSLPTLALLVVSFLRAAKAVQLKYVLYGAYEARTGDTAPVFDLTPFMTMLDWASATNRFLETGDASKFRPLVETRGARPLNTHLNSALKELTGLSEALSTNRAMRAGKLSSKALAKIVRAKGEEWELSHAPLKLLLPRLEQGLGLIAQDDKASQQVQLIQSFGQVSWFLKHRQYEKALGLAREWMVSFAQLKGQGSWQPIQYKKRKEVEDWFNACMKGDVPIPDDWKAFIDVWKDLGNLRNDLMHFGFREAA
- a CDS encoding ribonuclease catalytic domain-containing protein; the protein is MSFPQASLVIYKGRPALAEAKGDRLELSLLGGEKLKVRPKDVFPLHPGPADLDLKPPEGEEVEAWELLQGQTVSLKELAELVYGDYTPQAAYGAYRLAQRGERFVLEGERVRARTHEEFAAWQRAQAAKQARLRAFEEGVERLRTGHLAPEDHPLLAEVEALALGERKESPLLKALGLPQTPQAAHGLLLRLGVWRRENPHPRRLGLRLGSMELPVPPLPEEERTDLTHLEAYAIDDEGSQDPDDAVWAERTEGGFRLLVHVADVAALVEPGSLLDQEAMHRGANLYLPEGTVPMLPPRATEVLGLGLQEISPALTFALFVSEEGELLEERLFPSWVRVRRLSYREALEVPPLSPLKELAEAFGQKRLSQGALDLALPEVKVQVEGEEIRITPLPPYPSRHWVREAMLLAGYAAAHLALREGLPFPFATQEAPSRRVQGEGLAALWEQRKALKRAQLKAVPAPHKGLGLPLYAQVTSPLRRYLDLVAHQQLRAWLKGKRPLSHAELLERVGAAEAVADLVREAERKSRLHWTLLYLMEQGYQGPGVLVEKRGSQGVFLLPEIGLSTAVLLARPSPLDWEGILRFQGADLPSLETRFALEDPG
- a CDS encoding integrase core domain-containing protein — its product is MQFTTVGREIWRGARQAQRLAEANASDPEVQERLRKLRLVKALRESKKSWKEIQDLVGISRATYHRWQKALKEKGLAGLKPRSRRPKHLRTKVHWTPGLLIRIETLRKENPTWGRWSIWLTLRKEGFQMSERTVGRILAYLEKHRRIESVAGYLARTQRGKLKRRVNRPYAKRKPRGYEARAPGDLVQVDTLTLTLGPGSMVKHFSAIDLHSRFVLAEVHSRATAKLSEGFLSLLLARAPFPIRAIQVDGGSEFMAEFEEACCALGIALFVLPPRSPKLNGHVERMQRTFKEEFYTRPLPTPLSELQAELDTYLDYYNRRRPHMALGGLAPLEFLAKMQEESVPQRVSNVLTDYRVLQK
- the cas4 gene encoding CRISPR-associated protein Cas4; translated protein: MDELDDLFHQIDPPSPAEQEPLPLSALAQYTYCPRRAALILLEGEWEDNEYTLRGTRAHENADIPEGLLREGVWVERALPIWSERLGLSGRADVVEFVNGVPYPVEYKVGKRWPRELARKAAEVQLCAQALCLEEMFGQSVPAGALFSKASQRRREVEFTPELRAATLATLSALRKLLLQDRLPPPAADERCRHCSLFAVCMPEVPQALLNYLSHNQP
- the cas2 gene encoding CRISPR-associated endonuclease Cas2 — its product is MERLDILVTYDVNVTSADGQARLARVAKVCKNFGQRVQMSVFECRVTRAQLEDMEAKLLKIIEPDKDSLRIYTLPGGREKCLRVHGQDKYTDFDDPLVV
- a CDS encoding IS3-like element ISMesi1 family transposase (programmed frameshift), with translation MRRWSAKEKVKIVLEVLSGQRTVAEACRAHEVAESVLYRWQRAFLDNAHAAFSHSCAEQEARVRELERLVGQMALELEVPKKSLGTLPAKERRELVMALKEAYPLRLLCRALGVPRSTLYYRSKGPNPEEAVLRGRLRELAGAWPRYGYRRLAALLRGEGFGVGEKRVRSLMRREGLLLTRKPLKPRTTLPEELLPEGVPNLLLGLEVTGFHQVWVADLSYVVLGEGVAYLAVVMDLHTRKILGVALGPRLSQGLALAALEMALREGCPEVHHSDRGVQYTSRAYVERLLGLGVRLSYAGTGRPWENGHAERLIRTVKEEWVDLREYRTLEEARASVEAFVFEVYNRKRPHSALGYLTPEAFVDSLLKGGGSPD
- a CDS encoding TROVE domain-containing protein, with translation MSFNTSRKSRSDAEILTHEGGRGFAPSAAMELLLLVTGSLFSGDTFYERDIHRKDRLARLAEPVTQADPEFVAALAVYARQGLGLRSGPSALLAHLFWWGPTALAREVAKGVWLRGDEHLETLAYTQAQGWKLRKALKQAVAERLNTMSPAALLKYRRRGRSVSQKDALILCHPQPKDRDHALVYEYLVRGPQALPEAQAYAQALLEERPTWERILSEQGRTPQAWQQALPHLQGLSLVRNLKNLHGAGLLQDPEARSLLLQKLTRPEEVRRWRLFPYQWLLAIFQLEALSTSLAELPASRALSEVKAALELALEATLPPLPLQGPSLVLVDLSGSMFSNLSQHSEATYALAAASLGAVLYRRTGGRLYGFDDDLIELPYGPEASVAQMVRHLLDQGGGGTCLGHALQQSLAGFQGQRVVIFTDEQVHDDAETPLRRWIRAGQGRMAYLVNVAGYAPLAIPEQGVVRVGGFSERLLALLPLLESQDPVAWVRTGAWRALA